From the Ilumatobacteraceae bacterium genome, the window GATGTCGTCGTGGACGTCGGACCACGAGTCGGAGCTCTTGTCGGCCTGGATGCGGAGGAGCTGCTTCTTGTAGTTCCACTCGTACAGCGCACGGCTCTCGTCGAGCCCCTCGTAGCACTGGAGTCGAATCAGACGGGAGCCGGTCATCTCGGCGACCGACTTGGCGAGCTGCGTCTTGCCGGTGCCGGCAGGACCTTCGACCAGGACCGGCTTGCCGAGGCGGTCGGCGAGGAACGCGACGCCCGAGATACCGTCATCAGCCAGGTAGTTGACGTCCTTGAGGCCCTCGCGGACCTGCTGGACGCTCTCGAAACGGTTCGCGACCTCTGCTGCCATGCCGAAGACGCTACAACCCATCTTGACCCGACGGTCAATCGGAATCGACGCGGAGCCGTGCGCCCCCTGGCACCCGCGACGACGGTGCATACTGGAGTCATGAGCGACGAGCCCACCACGCCGGCCGATCCCGACGACGCTGATCACGACGAGGGCATCGTCCAGCCCGTCGGCAGCCCCGAACACGCGACCGCTGAGCAGATCGAGGCGTACGACCTCGACGGCGACGGCAAGATCTCGCTGATGGAGAACGAGCGGGCCCGGCTCGGCATCATCGATGCCCGCCTCGAGCAGATCGCCGAGGAGGGCGGGGTCAAGGGCGCGGTCGCCGACGCCGCCCATCACATCGTCGACCGTCTCGACAACGACGACGACGGCGACGACGACGGCGACGACGACCCGTCCGAATGAGCGGGGCGCTCGGCAGTTACGTCGAGGCATTCGTCGACGGGGTCGACGCCGAACTCACCGAGCTGTCGGGCAAGCACCACCGGCACGAGTGCCTCGTCGACGCGGCCGACCTCGTCTCGGCGATCCTGGCCGCAGACGGACGCCTCACCACCAGCGAACTCGAAGCCTGGCTCGACGACATCGGGTCGCAGCTCACTCCCCCGGTCGCCGTCACACCTCAGCGGCTGCGCGAGAGCGAACTGATCACCTCGAAGCACACCTGGCTGTCCACGCCGAGCACGCTGTTCGAGCTGCTGGTCGGCGCCGATGTCCGGCACGGCACCCGACGCGCCGTCACGTACTACGAACTCGCCATCAAGTTGGCCCACGCGTCGGCAGCACTCGACCTCGTGCCGTCGCCCGACGAGATCGCCGCCATCGACCGCTTCCGCAGCATGTTGCTCGGCACGCTCGACTCCGCCGGCCTGGCACGACCGGGGCAACCGGCCGCGGCCGTAGCCGCCGCCGACCGCCCCGCGATGACGACACCCGAACCCGACCTGCCGCCCGAGCGACCGGTCGACGAGATCCTGGCCGAACTCGACGCGCTGATCGGTCTCGACCACGTCAAGACCGAGGTCCGGCGGCTCACCAGCCTGTTGCGGATCCAGAAGCTGCGGGCCGAACACGAGCTCCCGGTGATGGAGACCAGCCGGCACCTCGTGTTCGTCGGCAACCCCGGCACCGGCAAGACCACCGTCGCCCGGCTCCTCAGCGAGCTGTACCGAAGCCTCGACGTCGTCACCAAGGGCCACCTCGTCGAGACCGATCGCGCCGATCTCGTGGCCGGCTTCGTCGGCCAGACCGCCGCCAAGACCCAAGAGGTCCTCACCTCCGCACTCGGCGGCACGCTCCTGATCGACGAGGCGTACTCGCTCGCCCGCGGCGGCGAGAACGACTTCGGCCGTGAGGCGATCGACACCCTGGTCAAGTTCATGGAGGACCATCGCGACGACCTCGCCGTGGTCGTCGCCGGCTACCCGGCCGAGATGCAGCAGCTGATCGACACCAACCCGGGCCTCGACAGCCGGTTCGCCCGCACCCTCGAATTCCCCGACTACACGACCGCCGAACTGCTCGCGATCTTCGAGCTGATCGCGGGCAAGCAGCGCTACGAGCTGGACGATTCCGCCCGGACACGCCTCAACGAGGTGATCGAGGACGAACCTCGCGGCCGCGGATTCGGCAACGCCCGTTTCACCCGCAACGTCTTCGAACAGGCGGTGTCGATGCAGGCCGTCCGTCTCGGCGACGTCGAACATCCGACCGTCGAGCAGCTCACCACGCTCGACGCCGCGGACATCGCCCCCGTCTGACGCCGCCAGGAGGGCCCATCGGCCCTGGTCGAGCCGCGCCACCGGTTCGTACCGTGGCAGCGACGAAAGGTGAACCGATGGACTTCGAGATGTCGGCCGAGATGACGACGATGCTGGGGATGATCCGCGAGTTCATGGACCGCGAGGTCATCCCGCTCGAGAACGAGATGCTCCACGGCGACCCGGACACGCTGGCGGCCGGCGTCGCCGCCGCCCAGGCGAAGGTCAAGCAGATGGGCCTGTGGGCACCCAACCATCCGGTCGAGTTCGGGGGGCTCGGGCTGTCGATGGTCGATCACGGCCTGTTCGCCGAGGCGGTCGGTCGGAGCCCGCTCGGGATGACCGTGTTCGGCACGCAGGCACCCGACGCCGGCAACATCGAGATCCTCCACAAGTGGGGGACGCCGGAGCAGCAGGAGACCTGGCTTCGACCGCTCGTCGACGGCACGATCCGCAGCTGCTTCTCGATGACCGAGCCCGAGACCGCCGGCTCCAACCCGACCCTGCTCGCCACACGGGCCGAGGTCGACGGTGACGACTACGTGATCAACGGTCAGAAGTGGTTCACCTCGTCGGCCGACGGTGCCGCCGTCGCGATCGTGATGGCCGTCACCGACCCCGATGCCCCTCCCCACCAGCGGGCGAGCATGATCCTCGTCCCGACCGACACGCCCGGGTTCAACCTCGTGCGCAACGTGAGCGTCATGGGCCACGCGGGGAGCGGACACGCGAGCCACGGTGAGGTGATCTACCAATCGTGCCGGGTCCCGCGCACCAACCTGCTCGGCCCGGAGGGCAGCGGATTCCTGATCGCGCAGGACCGACTCGGCCCCGGCCGGATCCACCACTGCATGCGCTGGCTCGGCGTCGCCTCCCGAGCATTCGACATGATGTGCGAACGAGCGAACGCCCGCGTGATCGACGGTGACGGCGGCACGCTCGCCGACCGCCAGGTCATCCAGCACTGGGTCGCCGAACTCGACGCCGAGATCCGTAGCGTTCGGCTCCTCACGCTGCACGCCGCCTGGCAGATCGACCGGTACGGCGCCAAGGCCGCTCGCGACGAGATCTCCGCGATCAAGTTCGCGGTCGCGAACACGATGCTCGAGGCGGTCGACACCGCGATCCAGGTGCATGGAGCGCTCGGCGTCACCGACGACACCGTCCTCGCGTACTGGTATCGACACGAGCGCGCCGCCCGGATCTACGACGGGGCCGACGAAGTCCACAAGTCGAGCTTGGGCCGTCGGATCCTGCGGCGGTACGCCACCACGGGGTGACGACCGCTTGCGACATCTCGGCACCTCCATCATCTCCACACGACCGGTGATGAAGCGTTAGCGTCGGGGCACCATGGGGTTTCGTGACCGGTTCTACACACCGACGACAGCCAAAGCGTTGCTCTCCTGGCGGATCCTGCTCGGACTCGGTATCGGAACCGCCATGGCCGTCGCCGGCCTCCCGATCGGCGTCGCGATCGGCGTCGGCGTGGCGATCTACGCCGCATCGGTCGGGGCCGCGATGCCCGACGGTGTCGAGCGGGCGAACATCGATCCGTTCGTGCTCAGCGAGCCGTGGCGGCAGATCATGCAGCAGGCCCAGGGTGCCGGGCGCAAACTCAGGTCGACCGTGGCATCGGCCGACGGCGGCCCCCTGAAGACCACTCTCCAGGGCATCGCCGACCAACTCGAACGCGGCCTGGCCGAGGCCTGGGCGGTCGCACAACGCGGCGACGAGATCGACGACGCCGTCCGCCGTCTCGACCCGACCGCACTTCGCTCCAAGCTCGCCACCCTGCAGGCCCAGGCGGCGGCCTCACCGTCACTCGAGCACGCGGCCGCCATCGCATCGGTCGAGCGCCAGATCGCGACGACCGACCGGTTGAAGGCGCAATCGGCCGAGACGGCCGCCTCGCTGCAGCTGACGCAAACTCAGCTCGACGAGCTGGTCGCCCGCGCCAGCGAGGTCCGGATCGGGGCCGTCGACACCGCCGCGTACCAGCGCGACGTCGACGACCTCGTGATCAAGCTCGAGGCGCTCCACCAGGCCGTCGAGGAAACCCGCACCGCGTGACCAGCCTGCTCAAGTCGAACGTCACCGTCGCACTCGGCACCGCGCTGTCCCGCGTCTCGGGGTTGCTCCGGGTCTTCGTGTTCGCGGCGGTCATCGGCCAGACGCTGTTGGCCGACAGCTACAAGATCGCGAACGAGACACCGAACATCGTCTACGACCTGCTGCTCGGCGGCGTGCTGTCCGCCACCTTGGTCCCGATGTTCTCGGCGTTCCTCGGCAGCGACGACGACGACCGGGACGATCACGCGACCAACGTGGTCATCACCATCTCGGCGACGCTGATGGTCGGGCTCACCGTCGTCGCCGTGGCGCTCGCGCCGATCGTCTTCCGGCTCTACAGCCTCAACCTCGCCCCCGAGATCGACGCCGAACTGTTCCGGAGCGTCGGCAGCACGCTCACCCGGATCTTCATGGTGCAGATCCTGTTCTACGGTCTGACCGGGATCGCCAACGCGTACCTCAACAGTCGACGGCGCTTCTTCGCCGCTGCCTGGAGCCCGATCCTGCCGAACCTGATCATCATCATCACGCTGCTGTCACTGCCCGGGCCCGGCGACACGGGATGGGAACTCGGCGATGTCCTGACCAACGACCGGCTGCGATGGACCCTCGGATTCGGCGCCACCGCCGGCATCGCCGCGATGGCGATCGCCGTCATTCCGGCGATGACGGCAGCAGGGCTCAGGTTCCGGCCTGCATTCGAGTGGCGTCACCCGGCCGTACGCAAGCTGCTCGTGCTGTCGGTGTGGACGATCGGGTTCGTGGCCGCCAACCAGGTTGCGCTGCTGGTCATCCGCAACCTGGCGCTCGGCGAGGGCGAGGGCATCGCGTCCGCCTACTTCGACGCCTTCACGTGGTTCGTATTGCCGCACGGTCTCCTCGCCGTGTCGATCGCCACCACCTTCCAGCCCGAAATGGCGCGGGCGGTCGTGCGGCGCAGCCGAACCGACTTCGTCCGTCAGACGTCGCTCGGGGTCCGGCTGATCGCCCTCCTCACCCTGCCGGCCGCCGCCGGCATGTTCGTGCTGCGCGGCCCGATCATCGGCCTCATGCAACGCGGCCAGTTCGACGCCGTCGACACGCTCAACACCTCGCGGGCGCTCGCCGGACTCTCGATCGGGCTGGTCGGCTTCTCGGTCTACCTGTTCGTCCTGCGCGGGTTCTACGCCCACCAGGACACCCGCTCCCCGTTCGTCCTCAACGTCGGCGAGAACCTGCTCAACATCGTGTTCGCACTGCTGCTCGTCGGCCGGTGGGGCGTGCTGGGGCTCGGGTTGGCCTACGCGTTCGCCTACCTGCTGTCGTCGGTCTGGGCCCTCTCGGTGCTGCGCACCAAGGTCGGGGCATTCCCGCTCAGGCCGATCGTGTCGAGCATCTGGCGCATGCTGCTCGCCGCCGTGCTGATGGCCGAGGCGATGTGGTTCGTGACCCGCAACGTCGACGACGACACCGGATGGTCCGCGCTCGGTCAGATCGTCGTCGGCGGCATCGTCGGCATCGTCGTGTACCTCGCGGTCGCGGTGGCGCTACGGGTCCCCGAGCTCGACTGGGTTCGGCGGAGACTCCCCCGCGGACCGGCGCCCGCATGATCGAGCGAACGGAGCCAACCAGGTTCGCTCCGTTCGTCTCCATCGATCGGAACGGCACCAACGAGTAGGCTGCTCCCATGTTCAAGCTCCTCAAGAAGTGGTGGAAGTACACGACGGCGAAGCTCACCGGCTCGTTCAACGAGCGGGCCGACCCCAAGGTGCAGCTGGAGCAGGCGATCACCGAGGCCCAGTCGCAGCACAAGCGGCTCAAGGAGCAGGCGGTCAACGTCATCGCCGGGCAGAAGCAGTCCGAGATCCGCCTCAACGGCAAGATGTCCGAACTCGAGAAGCTCAACGCCAACGCTCGCCAGGCACTGATCATGGCTGCCGACGCCGAGAAGGCCGGCGACGCCGCCAAGGCAGCGCAGTACACCACCGCCGCCGAGGCCATCGCCAATCAGCTCATCCAGGTCGAGCGCGACGTCGAGAGCCTGAAGTCGATGGTGCTCGAGAGCACCGAGGCCGCCGACGCAGCGAAGGCCGCAGTCCAGCAGAACAGCCGCCTCCTGCAGGAGCGCATCGCCGAGAAGTCCAAGCTGGTCAGCCAGCTCGAGCAGGCGAAGATGCAGGAAGAGATGAACGTCGCGATGGATCAGCTCAACGAGACCGTCGGCGACGACGTCCCGACGCTGAAAGAGGTCGAGGAGAAGATCCAGGCCCGCTACGCCAAGGCCAAGGCGTCGGCCGAACTGACCGAGACGTCGGTCGCCTCACGCGTCCTCGAGGTCGAGCAGGCCACCGCCAACGTCGAAGCCCACAGCCGGCTGTCCGAGCTGCGGGCCGAGCTCGGCCTCGACGCCGCCTCCGAGGCAGCACCCCAGGTCGAGGGCGGCACCTCCACCTAGGGAGCCGATGTCGGGCAACGGCGAGCACACCGCTCCGCCGTTTCGCGAGAACCCTGGCGCGACGACGCTCGAGTCTTCTATGGTCGTGCAGCGAAGGAGACCACCGGCGAGCGACC encodes:
- the murJ gene encoding murein biosynthesis integral membrane protein MurJ, which codes for MTSLLKSNVTVALGTALSRVSGLLRVFVFAAVIGQTLLADSYKIANETPNIVYDLLLGGVLSATLVPMFSAFLGSDDDDRDDHATNVVITISATLMVGLTVVAVALAPIVFRLYSLNLAPEIDAELFRSVGSTLTRIFMVQILFYGLTGIANAYLNSRRRFFAAAWSPILPNLIIIITLLSLPGPGDTGWELGDVLTNDRLRWTLGFGATAGIAAMAIAVIPAMTAAGLRFRPAFEWRHPAVRKLLVLSVWTIGFVAANQVALLVIRNLALGEGEGIASAYFDAFTWFVLPHGLLAVSIATTFQPEMARAVVRRSRTDFVRQTSLGVRLIALLTLPAAAGMFVLRGPIIGLMQRGQFDAVDTLNTSRALAGLSIGLVGFSVYLFVLRGFYAHQDTRSPFVLNVGENLLNIVFALLLVGRWGVLGLGLAYAFAYLLSSVWALSVLRTKVGAFPLRPIVSSIWRMLLAAVLMAEAMWFVTRNVDDDTGWSALGQIVVGGIVGIVVYLAVAVALRVPELDWVRRRLPRGPAPA
- a CDS encoding AAA family ATPase, whose amino-acid sequence is MSGALGSYVEAFVDGVDAELTELSGKHHRHECLVDAADLVSAILAADGRLTTSELEAWLDDIGSQLTPPVAVTPQRLRESELITSKHTWLSTPSTLFELLVGADVRHGTRRAVTYYELAIKLAHASAALDLVPSPDEIAAIDRFRSMLLGTLDSAGLARPGQPAAAVAAADRPAMTTPEPDLPPERPVDEILAELDALIGLDHVKTEVRRLTSLLRIQKLRAEHELPVMETSRHLVFVGNPGTGKTTVARLLSELYRSLDVVTKGHLVETDRADLVAGFVGQTAAKTQEVLTSALGGTLLIDEAYSLARGGENDFGREAIDTLVKFMEDHRDDLAVVVAGYPAEMQQLIDTNPGLDSRFARTLEFPDYTTAELLAIFELIAGKQRYELDDSARTRLNEVIEDEPRGRGFGNARFTRNVFEQAVSMQAVRLGDVEHPTVEQLTTLDAADIAPV
- a CDS encoding PspA/IM30 family protein, whose protein sequence is MFKLLKKWWKYTTAKLTGSFNERADPKVQLEQAITEAQSQHKRLKEQAVNVIAGQKQSEIRLNGKMSELEKLNANARQALIMAADAEKAGDAAKAAQYTTAAEAIANQLIQVERDVESLKSMVLESTEAADAAKAAVQQNSRLLQERIAEKSKLVSQLEQAKMQEEMNVAMDQLNETVGDDVPTLKEVEEKIQARYAKAKASAELTETSVASRVLEVEQATANVEAHSRLSELRAELGLDAASEAAPQVEGGTST
- a CDS encoding acyl-CoA dehydrogenase family protein — its product is MDFEMSAEMTTMLGMIREFMDREVIPLENEMLHGDPDTLAAGVAAAQAKVKQMGLWAPNHPVEFGGLGLSMVDHGLFAEAVGRSPLGMTVFGTQAPDAGNIEILHKWGTPEQQETWLRPLVDGTIRSCFSMTEPETAGSNPTLLATRAEVDGDDYVINGQKWFTSSADGAAVAIVMAVTDPDAPPHQRASMILVPTDTPGFNLVRNVSVMGHAGSGHASHGEVIYQSCRVPRTNLLGPEGSGFLIAQDRLGPGRIHHCMRWLGVASRAFDMMCERANARVIDGDGGTLADRQVIQHWVAELDAEIRSVRLLTLHAAWQIDRYGAKAARDEISAIKFAVANTMLEAVDTAIQVHGALGVTDDTVLAYWYRHERAARIYDGADEVHKSSLGRRILRRYATTG